A window from Azoarcus sp. DD4 encodes these proteins:
- a CDS encoding DUF3164 family protein produces the protein MNDTALPNGYMRNAAGHLVPREQVREQDLLRDQVASQHAARAIALSKMLADFKADVLGDMADLVKIAGERYGAKLGGAKGNVSITTYDGAYKIQRATAERITFTEELEAAKALINACIDRWSQGANPHIRALVDRAFRTDSKGQIKMAAVLDLLRLEIEDDEWKRAMEAIKDSIQATGTAVYVRVYKRVGMTDQYVAVPLDIAGV, from the coding sequence ATGAACGATACCGCACTGCCAAATGGCTACATGCGCAACGCCGCAGGCCACCTGGTGCCGCGCGAACAGGTGCGCGAGCAGGATCTGCTGCGCGACCAGGTCGCCAGCCAACACGCTGCCAGGGCGATCGCACTGAGCAAGATGCTGGCCGACTTCAAGGCCGATGTGCTCGGCGACATGGCCGATCTGGTGAAGATCGCCGGCGAGCGCTACGGCGCCAAGCTCGGCGGCGCCAAGGGCAACGTCAGCATCACCACCTACGACGGCGCCTACAAGATCCAGCGCGCCACCGCCGAGCGCATCACCTTCACCGAGGAGCTGGAAGCGGCCAAGGCGCTGATCAACGCCTGCATCGACCGCTGGAGCCAGGGCGCCAACCCGCACATCCGCGCGCTCGTCGACCGCGCCTTCCGGACCGACAGCAAGGGCCAGATCAAGATGGCCGCGGTACTCGACCTGCTGCGCCTGGAGATCGAGGACGACGAGTGGAAGCGCGCCATGGAGGCCATCAAGGACAGCATCCAGGCGACCGGCACGGCGGTGTATGTGCGGGTGTACAAGCGGGTGGGGATGACGGATCAGTACGTCGCCGTGCCGCTGGATATTGCGGGGGTGTGA
- a CDS encoding ExeA family protein gives MQRVSETERPMPLRLKSVLLHYGIRHEDVAARLIQRGGHHEGKPLSRVGITRMLNNTWRPSHTPWEDITTSIEAMLAEHGVPKDEIATVWDEDRIRNHSTKPYSSREQRPADNNVSIDLETEMLSAQAKRHFALFRDPFVDDVQGPEDLFLSADQRYVREAMYQAARTGGWFIAVVGESGSGKTTLRRETLDRIGREALPVAVIQPKSFDKTALKTAHICQAILADVKPSEAPKRSLEALARQVEKALTESSRSGQSHVLMIEEAHDLNVQTLKYLKRFWEMEDGFKKLLSIVLIGQPELKEKLNERQYFEAREVIRRCEVVELFPLDNQLGEYITLKFKRLQRDMRELVDDGAVDAIRARLTYAGKGAQRNQTVSMCYPLVVNNLVTRALNHAAEVGAPKVTADIVRGC, from the coding sequence ATGCAACGCGTGAGCGAAACCGAGCGGCCGATGCCGCTGCGGCTGAAGTCGGTGCTGCTGCACTACGGCATCCGGCACGAGGACGTTGCCGCGCGCCTGATCCAGCGCGGTGGCCACCACGAGGGCAAGCCGCTCTCCCGCGTGGGGATCACCCGGATGCTGAACAACACCTGGCGGCCGTCTCACACGCCGTGGGAGGACATCACGACGTCTATCGAGGCCATGCTCGCCGAGCACGGCGTGCCGAAGGACGAGATCGCCACGGTGTGGGACGAAGACCGCATCCGCAACCACAGCACCAAGCCGTATTCCAGCCGCGAGCAGCGGCCCGCCGACAACAACGTCTCTATCGACCTGGAAACCGAAATGCTTTCTGCGCAAGCCAAACGCCACTTTGCCCTGTTCCGCGACCCGTTCGTCGATGACGTGCAGGGGCCGGAGGATTTGTTCCTCTCGGCGGATCAGCGCTATGTGCGCGAAGCGATGTACCAGGCCGCGCGCACCGGGGGGTGGTTCATTGCCGTGGTGGGCGAATCCGGCAGCGGCAAGACCACGCTGCGCCGCGAAACGCTGGACCGCATCGGCCGCGAGGCGCTTCCGGTGGCGGTGATCCAGCCGAAGAGCTTCGACAAGACGGCGCTGAAGACGGCCCACATCTGCCAGGCGATCCTCGCCGACGTTAAGCCGTCCGAGGCGCCCAAGCGCAGCCTGGAGGCGCTCGCCCGGCAGGTGGAAAAGGCGCTGACCGAATCGAGCCGCAGCGGGCAAAGCCACGTGCTGATGATCGAGGAAGCCCACGACCTCAACGTGCAAACCCTCAAGTACCTCAAGCGCTTTTGGGAGATGGAGGACGGCTTCAAGAAGCTGCTTTCCATCGTGCTGATCGGCCAGCCCGAGCTGAAGGAAAAGCTGAACGAGCGGCAGTACTTCGAGGCCCGGGAGGTGATTCGCCGTTGCGAGGTGGTGGAGCTGTTTCCGCTGGACAACCAGCTGGGCGAATACATCACGCTGAAGTTCAAGCGCCTGCAGCGCGACATGCGCGAGCTGGTAGACGACGGCGCGGTCGACGCGATCCGCGCCCGGCTGACCTACGCCGGCAAGGGCGCACAGCGCAACCAGACGGTGAGCATGTGCTACCCGCTGGTGGTGAACAACCTGGTTACTCGCGCGCTGAACCACGCCGCCGAAGTGGGCGCACCCAAGGTGACGGCCGACATCGTGAGGGGGTGCTGA